The stretch of DNA AGACAAGATAAACTAACCTCTCAAGCAGGTTTCGAAGGACTCCGTGCTGTCCCACGAAAAGTCGCCCAGCAACTTGCGGTAGTTGAGGTCGCCCTTGAAGATCACCAGCTGCGCCTCCTTCAGGCGATTGTAGAGCGAAGGATTAACCTCCGGCATGCGATAGAACTCGTAGGGACTCGTCCAAAAGTGTTCCAGCGGCGCCAGCTCGAACTTTCTTTCCGCCGTGAAACGCTGCCACTTTTTGCCGACCTCACTTAGCGCCGGATCCGGATGCTCGGCCAGGAATTTCAGCGTCCAGTGGTAGTCGTGCTCCATGACGTCCGAAATGAACCAGGGAATGGCCTTGGGATTCAAGCGCACCTTGGCCGCCAGTCCCTTGTCGATGATGTACTCGGCCAGGATGAGATCCGTGTACAGTTCATAGCCGGCGTTGTCGAAGATGATGTCCACAATGCCCTCGCCGGAGGCTCCTTCTAGGGCTTTCCACACCTCAGCCGTGCCGTCGATCAGCAGCTTCTCCTCCAGATCCGTGACCTGGTCGAAGGCATTGCCCGTGGGCTTCACCTGTTTGCCGGAGGTGATGGACAGGTCGCAGCGGTTGCCCCACAGATTCAGCTTGATCAGCTGCCGGAAGGTCTCCGAGTTTCGCTCATTGTTCCGGGTCGCCTTGGCCACCGCCAGCATGGCATCTACGCTCAGCTTGGCCGCCGTTTGCTTCTGCTGGCTAAAGTAGTCGTGGGCGGACAAGTGGTGAGTGGCCCGGAAAATGGACGAGATTTTGCGGTACATGTA from Drosophila takahashii strain IR98-3 E-12201 chromosome 2R, DtakHiC1v2, whole genome shotgun sequence encodes:
- the LOC108057135 gene encoding damage-control phosphatase ARMT1, with product MAADPDFDTKNGIVDGQTPRHSELAALYKQSFAYYTFRVRLPSTLATIADSLVKDKDVLLATYGAEAGGDIEQTTKDVRELREDILRNGPLLPFEGQDPDTQLWNAFLERLPKEKRTYFSACWLYAECYMYRKISSIFRATHHLSAHDYFSQQKQTAAKLSVDAMLAVAKATRNNERNSETFRQLIKLNLWGNRCDLSITSGKQVKPTGNAFDQVTDLEEKLLIDGTAEVWKALEGASGEGIVDIIFDNAGYELYTDLILAEYIIDKGLAAKVRLNPKAIPWFISDVMEHDYHWTLKFLAEHPDPALSEVGKKWQRFTAERKFELAPLEHFWTSPYEFYRMPEVNPSLYNRLKEAQLVIFKGDLNYRKLLGDFSWDSTESFETCLRGFRPSNLCTLRTVKADLICGLGDGVAEQLFAKDKEWMLTGEYGVIQFASK